A single Pedobacter sp. PACM 27299 DNA region contains:
- a CDS encoding DUF2157 domain-containing protein, producing the protein MKLDAEKSEFLEEMLEHWQEQKLLSPAQVEKLRSSYETKHFDWRRLAQYSFWIAMACGVISLGALLVDNKVLKYLESLYQTSDGVISLLSAIAAGYLYYLSFKRKKTKSQEVFSNEALVFTAVMLTANAIAYLGKAIHAGGTHFSLLLLIAVFIYGILAYIFQSRLIWAFALISLGAWFGTESGYLSRGNWYFIGMNYPLRFVCFGFVLTASSFLMKGSSAHIKSFSLFRKRTLSGTTPSESTATAENRSLETAVLPEATKVGESLPKKEASAINPSARSLGHFFQITYIIGMMYLFFSLWLLSVFGNFGTLEEWYGVRQLSLFYWAIVSASACVISIFIGLKYRDDIAREFGITFLFINLYTRYFEYFWDSWHKAVFFCVLAASFWIIGRKAEKIWNLEFLKQ; encoded by the coding sequence ATGAAACTAGACGCTGAGAAAAGTGAATTTTTAGAGGAGATGCTCGAACATTGGCAGGAACAAAAATTATTGAGTCCGGCACAGGTCGAAAAGCTACGCAGCAGTTATGAGACAAAGCATTTTGATTGGAGAAGGTTAGCTCAATATTCTTTTTGGATTGCAATGGCTTGTGGGGTTATCTCCCTTGGTGCATTATTGGTAGACAATAAAGTGCTCAAATATCTGGAAAGCTTGTATCAGACTTCTGATGGTGTGATCAGTTTGCTTTCTGCAATTGCTGCAGGCTATTTGTATTACCTAAGTTTCAAAAGAAAAAAAACAAAGTCGCAGGAAGTATTTAGCAATGAAGCATTGGTCTTTACTGCCGTGATGCTCACCGCCAATGCCATCGCGTATTTAGGAAAAGCGATTCATGCCGGCGGCACACACTTTTCATTGTTACTCCTCATTGCAGTATTCATTTATGGTATTCTCGCCTATATTTTCCAATCCAGACTGATCTGGGCATTTGCCTTGATTTCTCTAGGCGCCTGGTTTGGGACGGAAAGCGGTTACTTATCCAGAGGAAACTGGTACTTTATAGGCATGAATTACCCCTTACGCTTTGTCTGCTTTGGCTTTGTACTCACCGCCTCATCGTTCTTGATGAAAGGTTCTTCTGCCCACATTAAAAGCTTTTCCTTATTTCGCAAAAGAACACTTTCAGGAACGACTCCATCAGAAAGCACAGCGACTGCAGAGAACAGGTCATTGGAAACAGCAGTATTGCCTGAAGCTACAAAAGTAGGAGAATCCCTTCCTAAAAAAGAAGCATCAGCTATCAATCCCTCAGCCAGAAGCCTGGGCCACTTTTTCCAGATCACTTACATTATAGGTATGATGTATCTTTTCTTCTCATTATGGCTGCTTTCTGTATTTGGAAATTTCGGCACATTAGAGGAGTGGTATGGCGTAAGACAGCTGAGCTTATTCTATTGGGCCATAGTTTCTGCATCAGCTTGCGTCATCAGTATATTTATCGGCTTAAAATACAGAGATGACATTGCAAGGGAATTCGGTATTACATTTCTTTTCATCAATCTTTATACCCGCTATTTCGAATATTTCTGGGACAGCTGGCATAAGGCAGTTTTCTTTTGCGTGCTTGCAGCATCTTTCTGGATCATCGGAAGAAAAGCGGAAAAGATATGGAACCTTGAATTTCTTAAGCAGTAA
- the uvrA gene encoding excinuclease ABC subunit UvrA — MNNEIDKDPHQHIIIKGARVHNLKNIDVAIPKNKLVVITGMSGSGKSSLAFDTLYAEGQRRYVESLSSYARQFMGRMNKPDVDYIKGIAPAIAIEQKVITSNPRSTVGTSTEIYDYLKLLFSRIGKTFSPVSGEIVKKDTVSTVVDFISGLEPESVVTIFCPLFPHNNRSIKEELAVLLQKGFLRIFYKGEILKIEGILEDTSFEDFELSDADTVRILIDRIVVNTDEETLSRVADSVQTGFFEGKGDLYVEHDGKSNHFCDRFELDGIRFDEPTPNFFSFNNPYGACKKCEGYGNVIGIDEDLVIPDKSKSLYDNAIAPWRGEKMREWLNKLIKNADKFNFPIHRPFNELTEVQQRLIWTGNKYFAGLDAFFKELEEQTFKIQYRVMLSRYRGKTVCPDCKGSRLRKDASYVKINGKSIIDVVLMPLETILNFFNHLKLSDNDTKIAKRLLAEISSRVLFLNNVGLGYLTLNRLSNTLSGGESQRINLATSLGSSLVGSIYVLDEPSIGLHPRDTNKLIEVLISLRNVGNTVLVVEHEEEMMKAADHIIDIGPEAGTHGGHLVFSGTYKEIIKDKNSLTGRYLSGAEKIAIPTMRRTWKDHVLIKGARENNLKNIDVKFPLGVFTVVTGVSGSGKTSLIKKILYPALQKAIGNYAGEQTGAYDGIYGDYELVSQVEMVDQNPIGRSSRSNPVTYVKAWDDVRALFSALPASKAAGLKPAAFSFNVEGGRCDVCQGEGEVKIEMQFMADIYLPCEACGGRRFKQQVLDITYNDKNVADILDMTIDEAVGFFKGEPKILTKLQPLVDVGLGYVHLGQSSNTLSGGEAQRIKLASFLIKGNNANKTLFIFDEPTTGLHFHDIKKLLIALNTLIEQGNTILVIEHNMDMIKSADWIIDIGPEGGDKGGHVVFEGTPEDLVSANSSYTAKYLSAHMK; from the coding sequence AGCAATTGCGATTGAGCAAAAGGTGATCACTTCAAATCCGAGGTCTACAGTAGGTACTTCTACAGAAATTTACGACTACCTGAAGCTATTGTTTTCCAGAATAGGCAAAACCTTTTCACCGGTATCGGGCGAAATCGTGAAAAAAGATACGGTGAGCACAGTGGTGGATTTTATCTCTGGATTGGAGCCGGAAAGTGTAGTCACGATTTTTTGCCCATTATTTCCGCACAACAACAGGTCTATTAAAGAAGAATTGGCGGTATTACTGCAAAAAGGTTTTCTTAGAATCTTTTATAAAGGAGAGATTTTGAAAATAGAAGGCATTCTTGAGGATACTTCATTTGAAGATTTTGAACTGTCGGATGCCGATACCGTGAGAATTCTGATCGATCGGATTGTGGTGAATACAGATGAGGAAACCTTAAGCCGTGTGGCGGATTCTGTGCAAACAGGCTTTTTTGAAGGAAAAGGTGATCTATACGTAGAACATGATGGTAAATCGAATCATTTCTGTGACCGTTTTGAACTGGATGGCATTCGTTTCGATGAACCAACGCCTAATTTCTTCAGTTTCAACAACCCTTATGGTGCTTGTAAAAAATGTGAAGGCTACGGAAATGTAATTGGAATTGACGAAGATCTCGTGATTCCTGACAAGAGTAAAAGCTTATATGATAATGCAATCGCCCCATGGCGAGGAGAAAAAATGCGCGAATGGCTGAATAAGCTCATTAAGAACGCAGATAAATTTAACTTTCCTATCCACCGTCCATTTAACGAGCTTACTGAAGTGCAGCAAAGGTTGATCTGGACTGGGAATAAGTATTTTGCTGGATTAGATGCCTTTTTCAAAGAATTGGAAGAGCAGACGTTTAAAATTCAATACCGGGTAATGCTGTCCAGGTATCGTGGAAAAACCGTTTGTCCCGATTGTAAGGGCTCAAGATTACGCAAGGATGCTTCCTATGTGAAGATCAACGGCAAGTCAATTATTGATGTGGTTTTGATGCCTTTGGAAACTATCCTTAATTTTTTCAATCATTTGAAGCTATCTGATAATGATACAAAAATTGCAAAGCGACTATTGGCCGAAATTAGTAGTCGCGTACTGTTCTTAAATAACGTAGGGTTGGGCTATCTGACCTTAAACCGCTTATCTAACACCTTATCGGGTGGAGAATCGCAAAGAATTAACCTGGCCACTTCCTTAGGAAGTAGTTTGGTGGGTTCTATTTATGTTTTGGATGAGCCAAGTATCGGTTTACACCCAAGAGACACCAATAAACTGATTGAAGTACTCATCTCTTTGAGAAACGTTGGGAATACGGTTTTGGTGGTCGAGCATGAAGAGGAAATGATGAAGGCTGCAGACCATATTATAGATATAGGCCCTGAAGCGGGAACTCATGGTGGTCACCTCGTATTCAGCGGGACTTATAAAGAAATTATAAAAGATAAAAACAGCCTTACCGGACGTTACCTTTCCGGAGCCGAAAAGATTGCAATTCCTACGATGAGAAGGACATGGAAAGACCATGTGCTGATTAAAGGTGCCAGGGAAAACAACCTGAAAAATATTGATGTGAAATTTCCTTTAGGTGTTTTCACTGTAGTGACTGGTGTTTCTGGAAGTGGAAAAACCAGTTTAATCAAAAAGATCTTATATCCTGCTTTACAAAAGGCGATAGGTAACTATGCTGGTGAGCAAACCGGTGCTTATGATGGCATTTACGGGGATTATGAATTGGTGAGTCAGGTAGAAATGGTAGATCAGAATCCAATTGGCAGATCATCCAGATCCAATCCTGTAACCTATGTAAAGGCCTGGGATGATGTAAGGGCATTGTTTTCAGCTTTACCTGCTTCAAAAGCTGCCGGCTTAAAGCCTGCGGCATTCTCCTTCAACGTGGAAGGCGGACGCTGTGATGTTTGTCAGGGGGAAGGGGAAGTGAAAATTGAAATGCAATTCATGGCCGACATTTATCTTCCTTGCGAAGCTTGTGGCGGAAGAAGGTTTAAGCAACAGGTACTCGACATCACTTATAATGATAAAAATGTTGCGGATATCCTGGATATGACCATTGATGAAGCCGTTGGATTTTTCAAGGGTGAACCAAAAATTTTAACTAAACTACAGCCATTAGTAGATGTTGGCCTAGGTTATGTACACCTTGGTCAGTCTTCAAATACCTTATCTGGTGGAGAAGCCCAGCGCATCAAACTTGCTTCATTTTTGATCAAAGGAAACAATGCAAACAAGACCTTATTCATCTTTGATGAGCCAACAACTGGTTTGCATTTCCACGATATCAAGAAACTGCTGATCGCTTTGAATACTTTGATTGAACAAGGAAATACAATTCTGGTGATAGAGCACAATATGGACATGATTAAATCTGCGGATTGGATCATTGACATTGGTCCGGAAGGTGGCGATAAAGGTGGTCATGTTGTTTTTGAAGGTACGCCAGAAGATTTGGTATCCGCTAATTCATCATATACTGCGAAGTATTTATCAGCACACATGAAATAA
- a CDS encoding lysine transporter LysE, whose product MVGYIPPGNINLTVVQITITRGIRQALYFIGAFSAIEILFTFGVMRFVQWLSSEIQLGSIIDVVMVFMFGILGVITWRSRKEMPKADYSKKDSIKYGMLLGVVNPMQIPYWLFVGTYLISKEWIDIGYLSLTVFSIGSGIGAALALYGFARFAQYIQEKFTLSSYVVNKGIALLFFALSAYHIVKIIYIYGFKK is encoded by the coding sequence ATGGTTGGATACATTCCTCCGGGAAATATCAACCTGACAGTAGTTCAGATTACGATTACCCGAGGAATCAGACAGGCACTTTATTTTATTGGCGCTTTTTCCGCAATAGAGATACTGTTCACTTTTGGGGTGATGAGATTTGTACAATGGCTTTCCAGTGAGATTCAATTGGGCAGTATTATTGACGTGGTGATGGTCTTCATGTTTGGGATTTTGGGAGTGATTACCTGGAGATCAAGAAAGGAGATGCCGAAGGCCGACTATTCAAAAAAAGACAGTATTAAATATGGAATGCTGCTTGGGGTAGTAAATCCTATGCAAATTCCATATTGGTTATTTGTTGGAACTTATCTGATTTCTAAAGAGTGGATCGACATTGGTTACCTTTCTTTAACGGTTTTTAGTATAGGATCAGGGATCGGTGCTGCTTTAGCATTATATGGTTTTGCGCGTTTTGCACAGTATATACAGGAGAAATTTACGTTAAGCAGTTATGTAGTGAACAAAGGTATTGCCTTGTTGTTTTTTGCATTATCTGCTTATCACATTGTAAAAATCATCTATATCTATGGCTTCAAAAAATAG